One Malus sylvestris chromosome 14, drMalSylv7.2, whole genome shotgun sequence DNA segment encodes these proteins:
- the LOC126599280 gene encoding mitochondrial phosphate carrier protein 2, mitochondrial-like: MADSLSNAHRHSLVPSFLYSSSSSSSSSMRTRTDASPPSVSSSSAVALLSKRVVVPAPKEKLEMYSPAFYAACGVAGMLSTGSTHTAVTPIDVIKCNMQIDPIKYKSITSGFKVMLKEQGIRGFFKGWAPTFVGYSAQGAGKFGFYEFFKKYYSDIAGPEYAVKYKTLIYLAGSASAEVIADVALCPMEAVKVRVQTQPGFARGLSDGLPKIIKSEGAFGLYKGMVPLWGRQVPYTMMKFASFETTIELMYKHVISTPKEQCSTPLQLGVSFASGYIAGVFCAVVSHPADNLVSFLNNARGATVSDAVKNLGLLGLFTRGLPLRIVMVGTLTGGQWVLYDAFKVLVGLPTTGGPATAAEVAKA, from the exons ATGGCAGATTCTCTCAGCAACGCTCATCGCCACTCTCTCGTCCCAAGCTTCTTgtactcttcttcttcttcttcttcttcttcaatgcGGACGAGAACTGATGCATCGCCGCCCTCGGTTTCATCATCGTCGGCGGTGGCCTTGTTGTCGAAAAGGGTGGTGGTTCCAGCGCCTAAAGAAAAGTTGGAGATGTACTCGCCGGCGTTCTACGCGGCGTGCGGAGTAGCAGGGATGTTGAGCACCGGATCCACTCACACGGCTGTCACGCCTATCGATGTCATCAAGTGTAATATGCAG ATTGACCCAATCAAGTACAAGAGCATCACATCCGGATTCAAAGTTATGCTCAAGGAGCAGGGCATAAGAGGTTTCTTCAAAGGTTGGGCACCAACTTTTGTTGGTTACAGTGCTCAGGGAGCCGGCAAGTTCGGATTCTACGAGTTCTTCAAGAAGTACTACTCAGACATTGCTGGCCCCGAGTATGCAGTCAAGTACAAAACATTGATCTACCTTGCAGGTTCTGCATCAGCTGAAGTCATTGCCGATGTTGCCCTCTGTCCTATGGAAGCCGTCAAAGTTCGTGTCCAAACTCAACCCGGTTTTGCCAGAGGCTTGTCTGATGGCCTTCCCAAGATCATCAAATCCGAAGGCGCTTTCGG GTTGTATAAAGGGATGGTTCCGCTTTGGGGACGTCAGGTTCCTT ATACTATGATGAAATTTGCATCTTTCGAGACTACTATCGAGCTCATGTACAAGCATGTAATCTCAACACCCAAAGAGCAATGCAGCACACCCTTGCAGCTTGGTGTGAGCTTTGCTAGTGGGTATATTGCCGGTGTGTTCTGTGCTGTTGTCTCACACCCAGCTGACAACTTGGTCTCCTTCCTCAACAATGCAAGGGGAGCAACCGTTAGCGAT GCTGTGAAGAATCTGGGACTATTAGGTCTTTTCACCCGAGGCCTTCCTCTGCGTATCGTCATGGTCGGAACCCTAACCGGAGGTCAATGGGTTCTCTATGATGCTTTCAAAGTTCTTGTAGGGCT GCCGACTACTGGTGGTCCCGCCACCGCCGCCGAGGTTGCCAAGGCTTGA